In Synchiropus splendidus isolate RoL2022-P1 chromosome 15, RoL_Sspl_1.0, whole genome shotgun sequence, the genomic stretch CAGCCAGAGTAGAGGACACGATTCTCCAGCGTGATCAGTGAACGTACCATTCTTGAACGTCGCCCCTTTGGCGAAGCTGATGAACTGCGTTCCCCCCTGGGAGGTCAGTGTCACGCTCCGGTTGGACACTTGCTTGTCCTCAGTGACAGTGGCATTGGACATAGCTCGCTTCTTCTTACACAAAGCAGCCAGTGAGGGAACCAGAGTGGCCAGAGAAGGCGGGACGTCGCAGTCATAAACAGCCACCTGGTTGATCTTCAGCTGCTCGCCTGTGAAACACTTCAgttatgtttcattttatacatttaCAGGGTTTTCTTTTGACATTACAACACAGAACGTGCAGAAGATTAGTGCCGTATCTACTGAACATCTGAAAATAAGGCCACTAGAAGAGGATGCCAGATGGTCTGGTCAGTGACCATGTCAGTCAGCATCTCTGTGGAGTTGAAGGAGCAAATACCTGCAGCTTCATCGCTATGGCAACGCACCTCAATCTAATTACGTTACCCTGGttgctgccatggcaacggTGCCAGAGAACAGCAGAGGCAGCGACAAGGCGGTGACACCTGATTATTTGAGTGGTGGAGggctgttggtgtgtgtgtgattagatctgatggatggatggattgatggatggtggacagagggatggatggatggatgataggtggatggatggatgaatgacgGATCCATGCATGAATGGCTGGATGTACATAGGAAGGAGGGacagacgatggatggatggatggatggatggatagatggagggatgattgatgggtggacagatggatgggtggatggcggatggagggatggatggacagatccATGCAtgcatgaatggatggatagatggatacaGGGacagatggctggatggatggatggatggatggatggacatatGGAGGGAAGGACGGATGTTCTGAGGTCAATTCAACTGCATTACAAATTGAGCCTGAGTCGCTCTGAGgtttgaccaggtttaacttcctcAACAACCAGCAGCTGACTCAAGCGCTCCTCTCAGCGACTCACCGATGGTCTGGAAGCTCTGCAGCGGGAAAGTGATGCAGAGAAAGTTCTGCCCGTTTTTCACACCGGAGTGTGGGTAGGCAAACGCTCCACCCTGTCGCACTGGGGGAAACCTTGGCGTGCTGTGGACCAACCAGAAGCCCTGCTCTTTATCCAGCATCACCACACCTGAGAACACAACAGACGTCTTCAGTTGGAGTCCTTCTGTCGGTCATGTTAGGGCACCTTTAGTGTGACCGCCATGGCCGTTGtagctgtgtttttttctgtcggCGGGGACACCATCAGGCTGCTGATCGTTGTAGAGGATGAACGCAGTTTCTCTACTCTGCAAACACAGCAACGCTTTTACTCAAAAGAAAATGGTGAGGGCGCCCTCTTGTGTATGTTGGGGAGGAAGTTTTACCTCCACCAACGAGGCTATGTTTCTACCAAGGTCCACATGAGAAATTGAATAACAACTCCAGAGCGTAGATTGATCTGTCGTACTGACCTCTGGTGTGTAGAGTTGTCCCACTGTGCTGCCCAAAGCACTTGCACTGTCGTTCACCGTCGCCATCCCGTCCAGCCATCCACTATTGCCTTTGTCCAGCAGCAAGTACAGCAAACCTTCAGCTGCAGATGTGTGTCCACTAAATTTGGGTAGCTTGTACAAATAGAACCTAACACACATAAGCAGGTCACGATATTTATAGCACCATTTGAAACTGGAAGGGAATTTTATCTACCAGTCCGTTGCGATGCCTTTGTCATTGTAGCAGCTGATGGGTGAGGTTTGGCCTGGGCgaggcagcagcaggaccagTAAGGGGAGACACAGCAGCATCTAGAGCAGGGGGCATCCACCTTTCAGCAGTGAGTCACTCCAAGGGCATTGTGTGACCCAAAGGGCTACCATCActtacatgtccaaaccatgtacatctagcctctctgactttgtttgaaagtttgaagaaaacaactttttttttttttttaaacgattCTGATTTCACTTTTGGGTTCACGTTAGGGTGTATAGGGCATCTTCCTCTTTCACTACTACTTCCTTGATGAACCTGTTCTCCCCTCCATAAGATGAATTACACAATTCATGTTGCTAAAGCTAACACAATCCACATCAATATAAAACCAAATTCAATGTATCAAAAATAGGGCGACAGGATCGGGACTATTCTTACTATTTAAAAAATCGTGTTAATTATAGttcatttatattaaaaaaatacagaaacgGCTATAGTTGGAATGTGTGTCAATGAAATTATGAATAGGTACGACTGCTATAACTATCGTTCAGATTAGTGACTAAGTTAAATAACTGATAATAgataaaaacaactgaaaaaagtCCGGAATAATCATCAACCAATCCACCACATACTTGCATTCTAAATGTAGAAAGGAGGTATAGTATTTTAGAACTTTCAATTCCATCTTAAACGAGTTTTCAACATTAGCTTTCCAGTAAAAACGAAGGGTTTCGGTTTTGTACACGAACCGGCGAACAACAAGGcaagaaataatattttctaTTAAAGCATTCTACATACCACAAAGTGGATAGACATGAAGCCCTGTCGCCTTCTTCCTCTTTAAAAACTCGTCTGAGGAAGAAGTCTCACGAAAAGTGAAGTTACGATCCCTGAATTCATGTTCGTCTTCTTCTTTATCAGTAGAAAGTATCAACAAACAAGACCTCTTACGCCACCTGCTGTTGGAGGCTGGAATTACAAGCCATCGCATCATTCCAAttcatttaaacaaaacacGATAAATAAGTTCAGAATCAAATGCGTTTTGCAGCTAAAAACGttctaatctaatttaatatattttgtcaCTAGGTTTTCAGCACAGAGGTCCATGATCACGTGAGAGTCTAGTCAGGGTTCCTGCACTGACCCCTGAAAAATATTAACCATCATTGGCTGTTTGAAAACCTCTGTAACAACAAACGCTGAGCCATTCCTTCCTTCGATGTTGGCTATCATCACCTGGCTTTCAGTCGTCTTCCGTCTCTGATCGCTGCAGAGAGCGGCTGCGCTAAAGTTCATTTGATGCAACACCACACTGACATCCTTTCACTGCTTACTTCCTCAAATAGGGCCGCACTTCCTTAATAAGGTTTAACATCGAGCGCATTATAAGTCGGGTTGTTCTGTCTCACAACAATCTTCAGACCCTCGCAGACAATTCACCTTCTCAGATGCATGGTCTTCAGACACTCTCCATCCATGTTGGTTGATCTGTTCACGAGTGGGATCACACGGATGtcatatgaatcataaaaagaGCCGAGTCAGATGGCACGGGACTGGTTTTGCTGAATGTCCTTTTCCAAGCACCAGTGTGGATTCAAGGGTCCAAGTCAAACCTTCGATGTTTGCTAATAAAGCCACCATACGCTTGCTCCTCCTTAGCCTTTAAACATGGGGTGTACAACTCAAACAGGCTGGGAACAAAATTTCAAACCAAGAACACAACCAACACAAAGAAATTTAGCACTATACAAAACAACTTGGTTCGTGATTGAGCAGGTCTCGTGTTTTTCAGGGcaatttcaatgttaaaatgtaaacaGTGGGGTAACCTTTCTTTTGCTGGTGCTGCTCCCAGGTGGCCCCCagatttttatgttctcagcttgttggtcatgtgacccagagTCCCACTACCCACCATTTCAATTC encodes the following:
- the dnase2 gene encoding deoxyribonuclease-2-alpha, which codes for MSIHFVMLLCLPLLVLLLPRPGQTSPISCYNDKGIATDWFYLYKLPKFSGHTSAAEGLLYLLLDKGNSGWLDGMATVNDSASALGSTVGQLYTPESRETAFILYNDQQPDGVPADRKKHSYNGHGGHTKGVVMLDKEQGFWLVHSTPRFPPVRQGGAFAYPHSGVKNGQNFLCITFPLQSFQTIGEQLKINQVAVYDCDVPPSLATLVPSLAALCKKKRAMSNATVTEDKQVSNRSVTLTSQGGTQFISFAKGATFKNDLYHAWVAPTLQSDLLVQFWRASSSPVLPSDCSLGWKVLDISLLSPGKKPSYNTTHDHSKWAVSTVAAGGPGGGWVCVGDINRIQAQEFRGGGTVCQRNPAVWKAYRTTALQCEMCGGATGQC